A window from Sinorhizobium fredii encodes these proteins:
- the aceA gene encoding isocitrate lyase yields MTDFYKLVPSAPQRRFDGIERPYSAADVQRLRGSVEIRYSLAEMGANRLWKLIHEEDFVNALGALSGNQAMQMVRAGLKAIYLSGWQVAADANTASAMYPDQSLYPANAAPELAKRINRTLQRADQIETAEGKGLSVDTWFAPIVADAEAGFGGPLNAFEIMKAFIEAGAAGVHYEDQLASEKKCGHLGGKVLIPTAAHIRNLNAARLAADVMGTPTLVIARTDAEAAKLLTSDIDERDGPFVDYDAGRTVEGFYQVKNGIEPCIARAIAYAPHCDLIWCETSKPDLEQARKFAEGVHKAHPGKLLAYNCSPSFNWKKNLDDATIAKFQRELGAMGYKFQFITLAGFHQLNYGMFELARGYKDRQMAAYSELQEAEFAAEVNGYTATKHQREVGTGYFDAVSLAITGGQSSTTAMKESTEHDQFRPAAE; encoded by the coding sequence ATGACTGATTTTTACAAACTCGTTCCGAGCGCGCCGCAGCGCCGCTTCGACGGCATCGAGCGGCCCTACTCCGCCGCGGACGTGCAGCGGCTCCGGGGCTCGGTCGAGATCCGTTATTCGCTCGCGGAGATGGGCGCGAACCGCCTCTGGAAGCTCATTCACGAGGAGGACTTCGTCAATGCGCTGGGCGCGCTCTCCGGCAACCAGGCCATGCAGATGGTCCGCGCGGGCCTGAAGGCGATCTATCTATCGGGCTGGCAGGTTGCGGCCGACGCCAACACCGCCTCGGCAATGTATCCGGACCAGTCGCTTTATCCGGCCAACGCTGCGCCGGAGCTCGCCAAGCGCATCAACCGCACCCTGCAGCGGGCCGACCAAATCGAAACCGCGGAAGGAAAAGGCCTTTCGGTCGACACCTGGTTCGCGCCGATCGTCGCCGACGCGGAAGCCGGTTTCGGCGGGCCGCTCAACGCCTTCGAGATTATGAAGGCCTTCATCGAAGCGGGTGCCGCGGGCGTCCACTACGAGGACCAGCTCGCCTCGGAAAAGAAGTGCGGCCATCTTGGCGGCAAGGTGCTGATACCGACCGCGGCGCATATCCGCAACCTGAACGCCGCCCGGCTAGCCGCCGACGTCATGGGCACGCCGACGCTGGTCATCGCCCGCACCGACGCGGAAGCGGCCAAGCTGCTCACCTCGGACATCGACGAGCGCGACGGGCCCTTCGTCGACTACGATGCCGGCCGTACCGTGGAAGGCTTCTACCAGGTGAAGAACGGGATAGAGCCCTGCATTGCCCGCGCCATCGCCTATGCGCCGCATTGCGACCTCATCTGGTGCGAGACCTCGAAGCCGGATCTCGAACAAGCGCGCAAATTCGCCGAAGGCGTGCACAAGGCGCATCCGGGCAAGCTGCTCGCCTATAATTGCTCGCCGTCGTTCAACTGGAAGAAGAACCTCGACGACGCGACGATCGCCAAGTTCCAGCGCGAGCTCGGCGCCATGGGCTACAAGTTCCAGTTTATCACGCTCGCCGGCTTCCATCAGCTGAACTACGGCATGTTCGAACTGGCGCGCGGCTACAAGGACCGGCAGATGGCCGCCTATTCGGAGCTGCAGGAAGCGGAGTTCGCGGCCGAGGTGAACGGCTACACGGCGACCAAGCACCAGCGCGAAGTCGGCACCGGCTATTTCGACGCCGTGTCGCTGGCGATCACCGGCGGCCAGTCGTCGACGACGGCGATGAAGGAATCGACCGAGCACGACCAGTTCCGCCCGGCGGCGGAATGA
- a CDS encoding helix-turn-helix domain-containing protein, whose product MAENKIFAGPRVRRIRNGLQLTQTAMAEALGISPSYLNLIERNQRPLTVQLLLKLASVYKVDLDELQGEAGGSLTQLREVFADPLLAGELPGDQELIEVTEAAPNVSGGVVKLYRAYREQALRLKDLAELLAGQGHMATLADTRLPIDEVRETLEARPNHFVRIEEAMEAFHASLSPGEDLAGVLRAWLKREHGLVVRTLPVHVMPNLRRRFDRHSMRLFISERLSPFDQTLETAMEVASIACHDAIVAELDQIQFSTAEARRIGRFELARYAAHALMMPYAAFHAAAQRAKYDIDLLRARFQVSFEQAAGRLTTLQRTGAVGISFFLMEIDNAGHRLRRAGAQGFPHARFGGACPKLNIHAAFAVPGQILVDRVEMTDGGEFLTIARTVEGPQAAFQERVRRTALLIGCDAGFAQETVYGAVRLPAIAVGPVCRLCERQGCLARAEPPVTRPLGLDEMATGLSVFDFQ is encoded by the coding sequence ATGGCCGAGAACAAGATCTTCGCCGGGCCGCGCGTCAGACGAATCCGCAACGGCCTTCAACTGACCCAGACGGCAATGGCGGAGGCGCTCGGCATCTCGCCGTCCTACCTGAATCTCATCGAGCGCAACCAGCGGCCATTGACCGTGCAGCTGCTGCTCAAGCTGGCCTCGGTCTATAAGGTGGATCTCGACGAATTGCAGGGCGAAGCCGGCGGCAGCCTCACGCAATTGCGCGAGGTATTTGCCGATCCACTGCTCGCCGGCGAACTGCCGGGAGATCAGGAGCTGATCGAGGTCACCGAAGCCGCTCCCAACGTGTCGGGCGGCGTCGTCAAGCTCTATCGGGCCTATCGCGAACAGGCGTTGCGCCTGAAGGACCTGGCGGAGCTCCTCGCCGGCCAGGGGCATATGGCGACGCTTGCCGACACGCGGCTGCCGATCGACGAGGTCCGCGAGACCCTTGAGGCGCGGCCGAACCATTTTGTCCGGATCGAAGAGGCCATGGAGGCCTTCCATGCGAGCCTGTCGCCGGGCGAAGACCTTGCGGGGGTGCTGAGGGCCTGGCTGAAGAGAGAGCACGGTCTCGTCGTGCGGACCTTGCCGGTGCACGTCATGCCAAACCTGCGCCGCCGATTCGATCGCCACTCGATGCGCCTCTTCATTTCCGAGCGGCTGTCGCCCTTCGACCAAACGCTCGAAACCGCCATGGAGGTCGCATCGATCGCCTGTCACGACGCGATCGTGGCGGAGCTCGACCAGATTCAATTCTCGACGGCGGAGGCGCGCCGCATCGGCCGTTTCGAGCTTGCACGCTATGCCGCCCATGCGCTGATGATGCCCTACGCGGCCTTCCATGCCGCAGCCCAGCGGGCGAAATACGACATCGACCTCCTGAGGGCACGCTTCCAGGTGTCGTTCGAGCAGGCGGCCGGCCGCCTGACGACGTTGCAGCGGACCGGCGCCGTCGGCATTTCCTTCTTCCTGATGGAAATCGACAATGCCGGCCATCGGCTGCGCCGCGCAGGCGCACAGGGCTTTCCGCATGCCCGCTTCGGCGGTGCCTGCCCGAAGCTCAACATCCATGCCGCCTTCGCGGTGCCGGGGCAGATCCTCGTCGACCGGGTGGAGATGACGGATGGCGGCGAGTTCCTGACCATCGCCCGGACGGTCGAGGGACCCCAGGCGGCCTTTCAGGAGCGGGTCAGGCGCACCGCGCTCTTGATCGGCTGCGATGCCGGCTTCGCGCAGGAGACGGTCTATGGGGCCGTCCGTCTGCCGGCGATCGCCGTCGGCCCGGTCTGTCGCCTGTGCGAGCGCCAGGGCTGTCTGGCCCGCGCCGAGCCGCCCGTCACCCGGCCACTCGGTCTCGACGAGATGGCGACGGGCTTGAGCGTGTTCGATTTTCAATGA
- a CDS encoding polyamine ABC transporter substrate-binding protein yields the protein MRKLFVASLAAAMLGGAATLAFAQERVVNVYNWSDYIDDSILEDFTKETGIKVVYDVFDSNEILETKLLAGGSGYDVVVPTASFLQRQIAAGVFQKLDKSKLPNLSNMWDVIMERTAKYDPGNEYAVDYMWGTTGIGYNVEKMKEILGADEKPNWDVIFNPEIAAKFKDCGIHLLDSPTDIMPSALTYLGLDPDSHEAADLEKAADLLLKVRPYIRKFHSSEYINALANGDICLAVGFSGDIFQARDRAAEAKAGVTVDYSIPAQGAQMWFDMLAIPADAPHVAEAHEFINYMMKPEVIAKASNYVFYANGNKASQQFLDKEVLEDTAIYPSDAVMQKLFTTTPFEAKEQRVLTRLWTKIVTGQ from the coding sequence ATGCGCAAACTCTTTGTCGCCTCTTTGGCGGCCGCAATGCTAGGCGGAGCGGCCACGCTCGCTTTCGCCCAGGAGCGGGTCGTCAACGTCTATAACTGGTCGGACTATATCGACGACAGCATCCTTGAGGATTTCACCAAGGAGACCGGCATCAAGGTCGTCTATGACGTCTTCGACTCCAATGAAATTCTCGAAACCAAGCTGCTTGCCGGCGGCTCCGGCTATGATGTCGTCGTTCCGACTGCGAGCTTCCTGCAGCGCCAGATCGCCGCGGGCGTGTTCCAGAAGCTCGACAAATCGAAGTTGCCGAATCTTTCGAACATGTGGGACGTGATCATGGAGCGTACGGCAAAGTACGATCCGGGCAACGAATATGCCGTCGACTACATGTGGGGAACCACCGGCATCGGCTACAATGTCGAGAAGATGAAGGAAATTCTCGGCGCCGACGAGAAGCCGAACTGGGACGTCATCTTCAATCCCGAGATCGCGGCGAAGTTCAAGGATTGCGGCATTCACCTGCTCGATTCGCCGACCGATATCATGCCGTCGGCGCTGACCTATCTCGGCCTCGATCCGGACAGCCACGAGGCCGCCGATCTCGAAAAGGCCGCCGATCTGCTCCTGAAGGTCCGGCCCTATATCCGCAAGTTCCACTCGTCGGAATATATCAATGCGCTGGCAAATGGCGACATCTGCCTGGCGGTCGGATTTTCCGGCGATATCTTCCAGGCGCGCGACCGGGCGGCCGAGGCGAAGGCCGGCGTGACGGTCGATTATTCGATCCCGGCGCAAGGGGCGCAGATGTGGTTCGACATGCTGGCAATCCCCGCCGATGCGCCGCATGTCGCCGAAGCGCACGAGTTCATCAACTACATGATGAAGCCGGAAGTCATCGCCAAGGCGTCGAACTACGTCTTCTACGCCAACGGCAACAAGGCCTCGCAACAGTTCCTCGACAAGGAAGTGCTCGAGGACACGGCCATCTATCCCTCGGACGCCGTGATGCAGAAGCTCTTCACCACGACTCCGTTCGAGGCCAAGGAGCAGCGGGTACTGACAAGGCTCTGGACGAAGATCGTAACCGGTCAGTAG
- a CDS encoding ABC transporter ATP-binding protein, producing the protein MKSLGSIRRSFAPWADPASKPFISVKNVTKKFGEFTAVDDLSLNIYTREFFALLGASGCGKSTLLRMLAGFEQPTSGEIVLDGQNLAGIPPYRRPVNMMFQSYALFPHMTVENNIAFGLKQDGMPKADIAERVGQMLKLVKLEKFAQRKPHQLSGGQRQRVALARSLAKRPKVLLLDEPLGALDKKLREETQFELMDLQQELGLTFVIVTHDQEEAMTMADRIAVMSHGKVVQVATPAEIYEAPNSRFVADFIGDVNLFDGTVTAAEGGSVRIETTGGIPLRIASAEKPANGAKAAFAVRPEKIRISRQPPAHAPVNAAEGEIWDIGYLGDMTVFHVRLRDGKVVKASSLNAVRAVEDPLGYDQQVWISFGEDAGVVLKD; encoded by the coding sequence ATGAAGTCTCTCGGTAGTATCCGGCGTTCCTTCGCACCATGGGCGGACCCCGCCTCCAAGCCATTCATTTCCGTCAAGAACGTTACCAAGAAGTTCGGCGAGTTCACCGCCGTCGACGACCTGTCGCTGAACATCTACACGCGCGAATTCTTTGCACTGCTCGGCGCATCCGGTTGCGGCAAGTCGACCCTGTTGCGCATGCTCGCCGGCTTCGAGCAGCCGACGTCCGGCGAGATCGTTCTCGACGGTCAGAACCTCGCCGGCATTCCGCCCTATCGGCGGCCGGTCAACATGATGTTCCAGTCCTACGCGCTGTTCCCGCACATGACGGTCGAGAACAACATCGCCTTCGGTTTGAAGCAGGACGGCATGCCGAAGGCCGATATCGCCGAGCGGGTGGGGCAGATGCTGAAGCTCGTCAAGCTCGAGAAATTCGCCCAGCGCAAGCCGCATCAGCTGTCCGGCGGCCAGCGGCAGCGCGTAGCGCTTGCCCGTTCGCTGGCCAAGCGGCCCAAGGTGCTGCTGCTCGACGAGCCCCTCGGCGCGCTCGACAAGAAGCTGCGCGAGGAAACCCAGTTCGAACTGATGGATCTGCAGCAGGAACTCGGCCTGACCTTCGTCATCGTCACCCATGACCAGGAAGAAGCGATGACCATGGCCGACCGCATCGCCGTCATGAGCCACGGCAAGGTCGTCCAGGTGGCGACGCCGGCCGAGATTTACGAGGCGCCGAATTCGCGCTTCGTCGCCGACTTCATCGGCGACGTGAACCTGTTCGACGGCACGGTGACCGCGGCTGAAGGCGGTTCCGTTCGGATCGAAACGACCGGCGGCATTCCGCTTCGCATCGCCTCGGCCGAAAAACCGGCAAATGGAGCAAAGGCCGCCTTCGCCGTTCGTCCGGAAAAGATCAGGATCAGCCGCCAGCCGCCCGCCCATGCTCCGGTCAATGCGGCCGAGGGCGAGATCTGGGACATCGGCTATCTCGGCGACATGACCGTGTTCCACGTCCGCCTTAGGGACGGCAAGGTCGTCAAGGCGTCGTCGCTGAACGCGGTGCGCGCGGTCGAGGACCCGCTCGGTTACGACCAGCAGGTCTGGATCTCGTTCGGCGAGGATGCCGGCGTCGTCCTGAAGGATTGA
- a CDS encoding ABC transporter permease subunit produces MAKLASALMSRLVIIVPYAWLLFFFLIPFFIVFRISLSQTTVAMPPYTPVFDLAGGLAGMLEKAREFSVDNYVWLTEDALYFNAYVSSVVIAAISTFLTLLIGYPIAYGMARAPRAIRPMLLMLVILPFWTSFLIRVYAWIAILKPEGLLNQFLMAIGVIDQPLIILNTNAAIYIGIVYSYLPFMVLPIYSALEKMDHSLIEAAQDLGCTPISAFWRVTFLLSLPGVVAGCLLVFIPAVGEFVIPDLLGGSETLMIGKTLWNEFNANRDWPVSSAVAIILLMILVIPIVYFQNVQAKVDSEGR; encoded by the coding sequence ATGGCGAAACTTGCCTCAGCCCTCATGAGCCGCCTGGTGATCATCGTCCCCTATGCCTGGCTGCTGTTCTTCTTCCTCATTCCCTTCTTCATCGTCTTCCGCATCTCGCTGTCGCAGACCACGGTCGCCATGCCGCCCTATACGCCGGTCTTCGATCTGGCCGGCGGGCTGGCGGGCATGCTGGAGAAGGCCCGCGAATTCTCCGTCGACAACTATGTCTGGCTGACCGAGGACGCGCTCTATTTCAATGCCTATGTGTCGAGCGTCGTCATCGCCGCCATCTCGACCTTCCTGACGCTGCTGATCGGCTATCCGATCGCTTACGGCATGGCCCGGGCGCCGCGCGCGATCCGACCGATGCTGTTGATGCTGGTGATCCTGCCCTTCTGGACGAGCTTCCTGATCCGCGTCTATGCCTGGATTGCCATCCTGAAGCCCGAAGGGCTGCTGAACCAGTTCCTGATGGCGATCGGCGTCATCGACCAGCCGCTCATCATCCTCAACACCAATGCCGCGATCTATATCGGCATCGTCTATTCCTATCTTCCCTTCATGGTGCTGCCGATCTATTCGGCGCTGGAGAAGATGGATCACTCGCTAATCGAGGCGGCGCAGGACCTCGGCTGCACCCCGATCAGCGCCTTCTGGCGCGTCACCTTCCTGTTGTCGCTGCCGGGCGTGGTCGCCGGCTGCCTGCTCGTCTTCATTCCGGCCGTCGGCGAGTTCGTCATCCCCGACCTGCTCGGCGGGTCGGAAACGCTGATGATCGGCAAGACGCTCTGGAACGAGTTCAATGCCAATCGCGATTGGCCGGTCTCCTCGGCGGTGGCGATCATCCTGCTGATGATCCTCGTGATCCCGATCGTCTATTTCCAGAACGTCCAGGCCAAGGTCGATAGCGAGGGCAGATAG
- a CDS encoding ABC transporter permease, with protein sequence MEKWSRFNIASVVLGFGFLYLPIVLLVIFSFNESKLVTVWAGFSTKWYSQLWHNQGLLDAAWVTIRVGLLSATCATVLGTLAALALVRYSRFRGRVLFSGMVYAPLVMPEVITGLSLLLLFVAIGLDRGFWTITLAHITFTMCFVAVVVQSRLLSFDQSIEEAALDLGASPVRTFFAITLPVIAPAVFSGWVLAFTLSLDDLVISSFTTGPGATTLPMKIYSQVRLGVTPEINAICTILIGIVAFGVVVASIVTKRREVQREKDERAAIAAIG encoded by the coding sequence ATGGAAAAGTGGTCCCGCTTCAATATCGCCTCCGTCGTGCTCGGCTTCGGCTTTCTCTACCTGCCGATCGTGCTTCTGGTGATCTTCTCCTTCAACGAGTCAAAACTGGTGACGGTGTGGGCCGGTTTTTCGACCAAATGGTACAGCCAGCTCTGGCACAATCAGGGGCTCCTCGATGCCGCCTGGGTGACCATTCGCGTCGGGCTGCTGTCGGCGACGTGTGCGACGGTTCTGGGCACGTTGGCGGCGCTGGCGCTGGTGCGCTATTCGCGCTTCCGCGGACGCGTGCTTTTCTCCGGCATGGTCTATGCGCCGCTGGTCATGCCCGAGGTGATCACCGGCCTGTCGCTGCTGCTGCTATTCGTGGCGATCGGGCTTGATCGCGGCTTCTGGACGATCACGCTCGCCCACATCACCTTCACCATGTGCTTCGTCGCGGTCGTGGTGCAGTCACGCCTATTGAGCTTCGACCAATCGATCGAGGAGGCGGCGCTTGACCTCGGCGCGAGCCCGGTCAGGACCTTCTTCGCGATCACCCTGCCGGTGATCGCGCCGGCCGTATTTTCGGGCTGGGTCCTGGCCTTCACCCTGTCGCTCGACGATCTCGTCATCTCAAGCTTCACCACCGGACCGGGCGCCACGACGCTGCCAATGAAGATCTACAGCCAGGTGAGACTCGGCGTGACGCCGGAGATCAATGCGATCTGCACCATCCTGATCGGTATCGTCGCCTTTGGCGTGGTCGTCGCATCGATCGTCACCAAGCGGCGGGAGGTTCAGCGCGAAAAGGATGAGCGCGCTGCTATTGCGGCCATCGGCTGA